The Actinocatenispora sera genome has a window encoding:
- a CDS encoding chitinase, whose product MGDGRWKRSLLGVAATVGMVGATVLGASTPSRAAVGGAAPYVDMSNSQVGLLDQAAGAGLTHYTAAFVIGSGCNQIWGDTLPVGNDPHVDGEIDKARSEGAEPIISSGGAAGLPLAWTCTDQSTIVAGYQALLDIYQVTSLDFDIEGAAIADTASIQRHFAAVETLQANNPGLTVSVTLPVLPSGLTGDGVNLVRAAHDAGVKIDIVNLMTMDYYQGDQDMGQAAEQATDATLGQLRGIDGSYSYANLGITPMIGVNDDGSVFTLDDARSVASWAADKGVGRLSFWSISRDQSCGSVAGEVHPDASSTCSGVDQNPLDFTRALS is encoded by the coding sequence ATGGGGGACGGACGCTGGAAACGATCGCTGCTCGGCGTGGCGGCGACGGTCGGCATGGTCGGCGCCACGGTGCTCGGAGCCTCGACGCCGAGCCGGGCCGCGGTGGGCGGCGCCGCGCCGTACGTGGACATGTCCAACTCCCAGGTCGGCCTGCTCGACCAGGCGGCCGGGGCGGGGCTGACCCACTACACCGCGGCGTTCGTGATCGGGTCCGGCTGCAACCAGATCTGGGGCGACACGCTGCCGGTCGGCAACGACCCCCACGTCGACGGGGAGATCGACAAGGCCCGGTCGGAGGGCGCCGAACCGATCATCTCGTCCGGCGGCGCGGCCGGCCTGCCGCTCGCCTGGACCTGCACCGACCAGAGCACGATCGTCGCCGGCTACCAGGCGCTGCTGGACATCTACCAGGTGACCTCGCTCGACTTCGACATCGAGGGCGCCGCGATCGCCGACACCGCGTCGATCCAGCGCCACTTCGCCGCGGTCGAGACGCTCCAGGCGAACAATCCGGGGCTCACCGTCTCGGTCACCCTGCCGGTACTGCCGAGCGGGCTCACCGGTGACGGGGTGAACCTGGTGCGGGCGGCGCACGACGCGGGCGTCAAGATCGACATCGTCAACCTGATGACGATGGACTACTACCAGGGCGACCAGGACATGGGCCAGGCCGCCGAGCAGGCGACCGACGCGACGCTCGGCCAGCTGCGGGGCATCGACGGCAGTTACTCGTACGCGAACCTCGGCATCACCCCGATGATCGGGGTCAACGACGACGGTTCGGTGTTCACCCTGGACGACGCCCGCTCGGTGGCGAGCTGGGCGGCGGACAAGGGGGTCGGCCGGCTGTCGTTCTGGTCGATCAGCCGGGACCAGTCCTGCGGCTCGGTCGCCGGCGAGGTGCACCCGGACGCATCGTCGACCTGCAGCGGGGTGGACCAGAACCCGCTCGACTTCACCAGGGCGTTGAGCTGA
- a CDS encoding ribose-phosphate diphosphokinase, with amino-acid sequence MHDIAVFTGTAHPALAAEICEHLAVPLQPARVNRFANDCLEVQLQANCRERDVYLVQPLVAPVQEHLVELLLMADAARGASAARITVVMPHFAYARSDKKDAPRISIGGRLVADLLVTAGANRVLTMALHSPQVHGFFAVPVDHLHALRELAEHFRGYDLSRATVVSPDLGYAKSASAFARLLDVPVAAGAKQRFSDDRVEITSVIGEVADRDVIVLDDEIAKGSTILELLARLREQGARSIRVACTHGLFAAGALDRLAAQPDVTEIVCTNTVPVPHESVTDKLTVLSVAPVLAEAVRRIHNGESVSALFDAP; translated from the coding sequence GTGCACGACATCGCGGTGTTCACCGGTACGGCCCATCCGGCGCTCGCCGCCGAGATCTGCGAGCACCTGGCGGTGCCGCTGCAGCCGGCCCGGGTGAACCGGTTCGCGAACGACTGCCTCGAGGTCCAGCTGCAGGCGAACTGCCGGGAGCGTGACGTCTACCTGGTCCAGCCGCTGGTCGCGCCGGTACAGGAGCACCTGGTCGAGCTGCTGCTGATGGCCGACGCGGCCCGGGGTGCCTCGGCCGCCCGGATCACCGTGGTGATGCCGCACTTCGCGTACGCGCGGTCGGACAAGAAGGACGCGCCGCGCATCTCCATCGGCGGTCGGCTGGTGGCCGACCTGCTCGTCACCGCCGGCGCCAACCGGGTGCTGACGATGGCGTTGCACTCGCCGCAGGTGCACGGCTTCTTCGCGGTACCGGTCGACCATCTGCACGCGCTGCGCGAGCTCGCCGAGCACTTCCGCGGCTACGATTTGTCCCGCGCCACCGTCGTGTCGCCCGATCTGGGGTACGCGAAGTCCGCGTCGGCGTTCGCCCGGCTGCTGGACGTGCCGGTCGCCGCCGGCGCGAAGCAGCGGTTCTCCGACGACCGGGTGGAGATCACCTCGGTGATCGGCGAGGTCGCCGACCGGGACGTGATCGTGCTCGACGACGAGATCGCCAAGGGCAGCACGATCCTGGAGCTGCTGGCCCGGCTGCGCGAGCAGGGCGCCCGCAGCATCCGGGTCGCCTGCACGCACGGACTGTTCGCCGCGGGCGCGCTGGACCGGCTCGCCGCACAGCCCGACGTCACCGAGATCGTCTGCACCAACACGGTTCCGGTACCGCACGAGTCGGTGACCGACAAGCTGACGGTGCTGTCCGTGGCACCGGTACTGGCCGAGGCGGTGCGCCGCATCCACAACGGCGAGTCGGTCAGCGCCCTGTTCGACGCCCCCTGA
- a CDS encoding low temperature requirement protein A translates to MSDVGLYLRRMVGRDPGEEHRVSTPLELLFDLCFVVAVAAASAQLHHGIADGHRVAILQYAMVFFAIWWAWMNFTWFASAYDTDDVPYRLLTLLQIAGGLVLAAGVPSVFHDYDFAVVTVGYVVMRVAMVGQWLRAARQDPASRGATVRYAVGVGVVQLGWVLRLLLPGTAGLVGFLVLFVAELAVPAVAEAHGRETPWHPGHINERYGLFTLIVLGECVAAAAVGVQSAITDRGLSAGLLVTAGGGLVLLFSMWWLYFKHEATAGLKIRQSQNLLWGYSHYVVFASVAAVGTGLTLAADGETPATVVAFAIAIPTCCYLATSAYLHGLLLPGSVPVVTLAATIVLILATAAVAGALGLPASVAVIAALVAILLVVSIRAGRRAGSAHPA, encoded by the coding sequence GTGAGCGACGTCGGTCTGTACCTGCGGCGGATGGTGGGCCGCGACCCGGGCGAGGAGCACCGTGTCTCCACGCCGCTGGAGCTGCTGTTCGACCTGTGTTTCGTGGTCGCGGTGGCGGCCGCCTCGGCCCAGCTGCACCACGGCATCGCGGACGGACACCGGGTCGCGATCCTCCAGTACGCGATGGTGTTCTTCGCGATCTGGTGGGCCTGGATGAACTTCACCTGGTTCGCGTCCGCCTACGACACCGACGACGTGCCGTACCGGCTGCTGACGCTGTTGCAGATCGCCGGCGGGCTGGTGCTCGCCGCCGGCGTGCCGAGCGTGTTCCACGACTACGACTTCGCCGTCGTCACGGTCGGGTACGTGGTGATGCGGGTGGCGATGGTGGGGCAGTGGCTGCGGGCGGCCCGGCAGGACCCGGCCAGCCGCGGCGCCACGGTGCGGTACGCGGTGGGGGTCGGCGTGGTGCAGCTCGGCTGGGTGCTGCGGCTGCTGCTGCCGGGCACCGCCGGGCTGGTCGGGTTCCTGGTGCTGTTCGTCGCCGAGCTCGCGGTGCCCGCGGTCGCCGAGGCGCACGGCCGCGAGACGCCGTGGCATCCCGGTCACATCAACGAGCGGTACGGGCTGTTCACCCTCATCGTGCTCGGCGAGTGCGTGGCGGCGGCGGCCGTCGGCGTGCAGTCGGCGATCACCGACCGCGGCCTGTCCGCCGGCCTGCTGGTCACCGCGGGCGGTGGGCTGGTGTTGCTGTTCTCGATGTGGTGGCTGTACTTCAAGCACGAGGCCACCGCCGGCCTCAAGATCAGGCAGAGCCAGAACCTGCTCTGGGGGTACTCGCACTACGTGGTGTTCGCGTCGGTCGCCGCGGTGGGTACCGGGCTGACCCTGGCCGCCGACGGCGAGACGCCGGCGACGGTGGTGGCGTTCGCCATCGCGATACCGACCTGCTGCTACCTCGCCACCAGCGCCTACCTGCACGGGCTACTGCTGCCCGGCTCGGTACCGGTGGTGACGCTGGCGGCGACGATCGTGCTGATCCTCGCCACCGCGGCGGTCGCGGGGGCGCTCGGCCTGCCGGCCAGCGTCGCGGTGATCGCCGCCCTGGTCGCGATCCTGCTGGTGGTGTCGATCCGGGCCGGCCGCCGGGCCGGGTCCGCGCACCCCGCCTGA